The genomic stretch AGGCTACATTCACTTTAGAAGTTAGTCTCTATTTTAAACAGTACATAGTACATAAGAAATTTACGCAAAATAAACTGAATTGAAcgctataataaatttaaatacattGTAAGAACTACTAGTATTAGTAATTTTGACTTTTCAGCAGCATATTTAGATGTAAATATATGTTATTAAgcttaaatttataaaagagaaatatatAACGCATAGttcaaacgaaaaatgaaataaaggCTGTAAATATATTGAATTTGATACATAGAGAACATTTATATCTAATTCTAATTGCAAAAATGCACATACCTATTTTCATATGATTATAAATTGAACACTTTTAATGGAATTACATTGTATCATTATTAAACACAATCTTTCACATTcagttttataatatttttaataactgATTTTTCAAggaagaaataacaaaatgtaatttcaacaaatatgcGTACATACATTCTGTTTTTCTCGATTTGGTGTAATAAAactgcatttaaaatttgttatacatattaaaaatacacCATGCAATAGACTAAAACTGTTCTATTAATTTTTACGAATTACAattgaattataaaaatacaaaaagcaAATTATTActcttaattttttatatttttcgaaaaGCTGCTTCGCGATAAACAgaaatgtatgtatgtgtatatctgtaatatatattCTGATATTGCAAATGTACATGAAATGCAATCAAAATAATAGAGCAtccaaaatttcaaaaatatgctTATATGCAGTTTTCTGGCTACAGTAACATGTATAAGTAGCGACTGAAACTGGAATTTGCATTTGCCTTATCTGCATGTGTTTAGTTAAAAAATTTTCTCTTAGatggtaaataaataaatgaggATAACATTAACAATGTATGAAGTTCATAATCAACTATAAAAAAACAAGCCTTACATAAGCTAGAAATAGCACTGTTCcatcattaatatataatggTGTCTCTGAAAATGTCAAAGTGATAGTTCAGTAACTTTACAAAAACctgaattaatattttgtactAATGTTGTAAAGAAAAGAACATGCATCTTGTTTGATTATGACTTTGCAACGTTAGAATTTTTCATCTTTATGCTGTTATTAAAGTGTAAACATAAAGGAGAATATTATTAGAATGATATTAAAGAATGTGACTCTCTAATTACATTAGAATAAACAGTATCTtgtgataataaaaattttatatgtttataaattatataacaaaACTGCACTCTAGGATTTAAATATTCATTGATGTCTGATAAACTTTTTAAATACCAATATATTGTATTACAAAATTTTATCCTGCAGAAAGAAGCAAATAATTgcttaataaataacaaaatattcatatatatttgtgtcttgctgtcattttatatttttatttcagtgATACATCTTTTTCCAATTAATTAGTAAGtttttaacaataaattatatctAATAAACATTTCAAAATTTATGCAAGTGTACCAATCCTAAATGATATATTACACATTTAATATTTGGCATACATCTTATCAATAAAAATTTACTTTGAGAAATAACAAAAAGTTattcaaaaatatgtaaaaacaaatataaaaataatttataaaaatgcttaattaatattttatttttataaatgaaacaCAATTATTGGATTCTAATTGTGAATTATTACATCCTATATAAAGTTAGTTATTTAgattataattacaaattgaaggatagaaattaaattgctttaataaatattttttgcatacttattataatattttattaagtaaTTCATATACATAATACTATACCATAACtaagataaaatataattagacaatgaatttttattcattttttgtaaagctaattaaacaaatgaaatctcagtagaaatttatttcttctACTGAATATCATAATAAGTTCTACACTtcggatattttgtatattttttgcaTAATATGTGCAATATTTgcatttttgcaattttaaatttcctataaatgcataaaaattcattgtCTAAATATAACATCTCACATCcagtacataataaaaaaaagacgaCTGAGAAAGATATTAATTTCACATTATCGTGATAACAAATTTAATCAGTTAAATAACATTTCTCATAACTACTACTTGAGGGAAAAAGTTTTAATTTAGCAATTAgggatttaaataaatttcaaattctcTGTTCCTTCTGATAAAACAGTTTCTTAGGAGGCGGGCATTACATCGACGTCAACGCAGATCGATAGCTTTACTCACGGTATGAATCTACAGTATCTTGAGAACAGTTCACGGTAATTCGTCATCCATTTCTCTAAACAGTTGGCAGAATTTGTGCGTGCTGTGTGCGCTAGTCTGCCGACGGCGTCCGTTCGTAGGAAAGAGAGAAGACATTGGAAGGAGCCCTTTTGTCAAATTAAAGGAAATCAAGTTCGGATTGAGAAGTAACTCTGATAGTCGGGTAAAAGAGAAATCAAGAAAGTCCGGAGGTTAACAAGGTGATAGTTGAGCTGCGTTTTGGATTCTTTGACCTCTTGAACTCCCCGCGAGTTTTTTCTTCCCGCGAGGTGAATAACAGTGGTACATAGACAAACCCCTGACCCCTCCGCTGAAGCTTCGCGCTTCGGCGCCTAGACTATattagaagaaaggaaaaagaaattgcGGAAGCGGGGAGGTTAAGAGGACGGCACGAAAGGGAGAACGCGCCGTCCATCACCATGAAGCTCGTTGACCACGTGGTGAGGAGCTTCAAGGTGGCCAAAGTTTTCCGTGAAAATTCCGATCGCATAAATAGCATCGATTTTTCACCAAACGGGGATACTTTGATCTCCTGCTCGGAAGATGACCAGATCGTGATATATGACTGTGAGAAAGGCACTCAGGTGCGTACAGTCAATTCCAAGAAATATGGTGTAGATTTAATCCATTTCACCCATGCAAAGAATACTGCGATACACAGCAGTACAAAAATTGATGACACCATCCGTTATCTAAGCTTGCATGATAATAAGTATATCAGATATTTCCCAGGTCATAGCAAGAAAGTTGTATCGTTATGTATCAGCCCTATAGAAGATACATTTCTTTCTGGATCTTTAGATAAATCATTAAGACTATGGGACTTACGTTCTCCTAATTGTCATGGTGTTATGAATGTTTCGGGACGTCCAGTTGCTGCATATGATCCAGAGGGTCTGATTTTCGCAGCGGGTGTCAATTCAGAGTTCTTGAAGCTGTATGATCTACGCAGTTTCGACAAAGGGCCATTTGTTACATTTAAATTATCTCAAGAGAAGGAATGTGATTGGACAGGACTAAAGTTTAGTAGAGATGGTAAAACCATTTTGATCTCTACAAATGGCAGCACAATCCGTTTGATTGATGCCTTTCATGGTACTCCGCTACAAACATTTGCTGGTTATTTGAACAACAAAGGAATTGCAATTGAAGCCAGCTTTAGTCCTGATTCACAGTTTGTATTTAGTGGATCCACAGATGGAAGAGTGCATGTATGGAATGCTGAAACTGGATACAAAGTTTGTGTGCTTAATGGAGATCACCCTGCACCAGTTCAGTGTATTCAATTTAATCCTAAGTATATGATGTTAGCATCTGCCTGTACCAATATGGCATTTTGGTTGCCTACTATTGACGAAAATGCATAAAATCAATGCATCAAATACTGGGCAATGCTTGCTAGAATTTACCTAATTTTGTGCAAGAAGGAACTGAAAATGACATCGGTTCAAGGAGGGAATAACAATAATTCTTGGGTATTTCAAATGAGCAGAAATTGCATTTACATTATGTACAAGGTTAACTAACCGACGTATGAGACGCCGGTGCTGGAACAAACCCAAGCAGCAGAAAAAATGGCTACAATATCCAGGAAATTGGCCCGCTTGGCTCATTGGCTTGCTTTGAGTATGTCATGCATGGTTTATGTATTTTGCCATTTTCATCTTCATCGTCATATACTCTGTGGCGCGATGAACGTGACCATCATAATACCTTGCCAATATTTAAAAATCGTGATACACTATCACTTCTCTTATTTCTCAAAGTATGCTACAAATATTGCTAGTATTTGGATATGTCATCTTGTGTACATAATTCCTTCTTGTGTACCTGTGTgtagtaacgatacagaattaTCTATACCATACAGACATCTGAACAGTTTGACCATACTTTGGCAAAACCAATAACttcaataattattttgatTCACTGcactaaaaaagaaattaacatatattatattaccaatagaatatatttgtatagattttttaattgaaacatTTTGATGTTATTCACTTGACATAAGTTTGTACagcacaaaaaaagaaaaaggaatagtTCTTTTATTAATACTTCGAAAACAAATCGAATTCTATATCTACTATatgaaattttacattttattctatGATACATAATTGGTTGATGAAAAGAAGAATTGTAGTCGCTGATATCGCGCATGGAGAAATTGTTGTAATCATATTGCATTaacacatatctcaacaaattgattcattaattaaatttgcTAGTGGCCGTCCGAAATCAGGGATATTTTTCTTAATCTCATTATGAACGGGCGTTCACTTGAAATTCAATGATTATACGACCTCGTTGCGCGCAAGAACGATAGGATATCGAGCTTATTTATTATGCGCAATAAACATGTGAAATGTCTTAAATAGACACTTCGTTGACGGCAGTAAAGTATCTCGTGTTTCTACTACTTCCATGCGATAAAGGTATAATAATTCTGAAAGTATACTGCCAACGTTGGCACTTATgttattgtatatgtattattCTAGATATGGTATCATTTTTAATCTACATGCGTGGAACCGGCGGGCCGGGTGAGAAAACATTCGATGATGGTAGGAAGTGCAGTTAAGTCTAATCATTTTCACACAGTAGTTCGGTAAATTTTAATGTTTACATGTATGCGATAAAGCATTTTACTATAAGACAACAGGTGCATTGGAATGAACAGGCagcattttattacaaattaaaaaagagaaaaagatataaaaaagaaaaaaaaaagttcgACAATCCATCCttttaatatgatataattgTAGTTAAATGGCTGTTTCGTTTCATTCTATACGTATATAAGTCCATACTTAATAAATTATCGAAATTGTATTGTTTGCTTAGGATAAAAACTGAAGATATCGCGAAAACCGCGTCGAAAAGAATATCACACAAAATTGTATGACTTGTACTACATATTTACAACACTGCTCGTGCACATTCTGTCTGTTCGATTATATAGCCCTGCCTTCATCATACgtgtatatatcattatatccACAGTGTCCTCTAGAATTTCTAGATGTTTTCCTTAACATACCTTATGCAAGAGTAGATGATTGTATTATTCTATACGAAAAAAACGCATACGTATGTGTAACATGTATGATTGTGTTGCATATTTGCGTATTGTCTATTGATTCTACAACAGTGTATGAGTGCGTGTACGAATGTCTCTTTGTGTGTAATGTGTTCGCTTGTATATCTTCGAGGTCGGCGAGCTCTTGAATGCATTACTTGTGCGCCAATGCACGAGAGTTCGCCACATCTTGTAAAATAGTATTTTTCTAAGTGGCGAAACAGTGTACGCAAAGATTGCGGTCTACGTCGAACATGCGAAAATGAAGAAATACGATTGTTATTTAAAAACGTGTATTGTACGTAATTAACAAAAAAGAAGACGAATATACGCCGAATTTAACGAATCAGATCGAAGCAAAGATTTCATATGGCACCCGAAAGATAGACTCGAAGAAATCAAATCGTTTTGAAAGTACCATGATCGATCCACGTATATAGATTAAAATACTTTCATACTGCCAAATATAATTGAATAAATTCAAGCCCATGCCAAGAATAATCTCGAATACGAATTTCTGTAAATCGTTTAACATGCGAAACACTGTGTTCCCAAACGGAAAAAGCGACAACTTGTATATATTCTGGCAAGTTAACGACGGAACATTATCTAATCGATAAATTTACGTTCTTCCGTGAGCGGAGACGCGAAAATTGATCATTGATCGATTAGATTTTTCAGTGGTTATAAGTCCACTTCAATTTGTTTCCACGTTTAAAGCGTCAGTCAGGGGCATAAATAAACGATTCTTTTTTCCTGAGATTGTACAAATCCTCGTAGAGTTGTatatataaaaacaaaataatatgatatttttttttataaacatcAGTCTTCATTTAGTGAttgtatatttacattttattgtCCACAACGGGGATACACAATCTATAAAAAAGAAGGTAATATTGTACGAGCCAAGAACTTTTTATTGTTAAATCATTTAGTTTAATTTTTGTCATATTTAACTATTTGAATGAagcaaaagaaatattatttctaaaCTATACAATATCACTCATTTACGCCTCTGTCATGACCATCGATTTATGCGGCCACTTAACATAGGGATTTAGAACTGAATTAAGATTAGGTGTATATTGTGTCAATCGAATGAATTTTAACAATTATGAGAACGTTTTATTAAAATGcacttaaaaaaagaaagacgcAAAAGTAAACAAAAGATACTAAATGTGATGATTCACTGAAGTAATTAATCTATGTTcaattattctatatatttagaaacatttattttgaaaagttctaGTTTTTGAGAGATTTCTAAGTTCCTACGTTAAGTTTTGGTAATGGGATAACAGTCGACATGCGTGTTTTGTAGATGAAATGTAGTCATATTCGTactaatttttaattgaattttacgTTATTCTGCGTAAGAGTTAAGCCGATTAATTAACACGTTATGCGTAATAGTGCATTATAGATTCTTAGAGAACTAGGAACATACGAAAACAAACGTGTTGTCATTATAAAATGGAAATTTCAGTTATGAGACTGCATCTTCTTCCATTGATGAGTTAAAATATGCACACCTTTAACACTTACATTTTAGCAGGAAATTAACTTTGgaaactttcttttttttttatatcgttCTGAAACATTTAAACGATTTATGATATTGAATTATTCTTGAATACTTGGAACATGTATTGTGCATAGTAAATATGAAGAGATATTTTAGTATATTAAAAGAGAAAATCTTTTTACTTCCATATTATATGAAAATtgcaataaaaattgaaataagaattcattttctgtaaagaaagaaacaaaatgttTTGTGATCGCATTTACCTATGTTCCAGTTCGCTAAGTCGAAACGACAATTAACACAGAATgatgaaattttctttcactttAAATATAACAGCATATCAGCGTGTTTATTAGGGAATTTTTATTGAACGAACATATTTTTAAGCGTAATTCACGAAAAAGAATCTTTGATGACAATGTTCAATTTATATATAACATTTACTGCGCAgataaaagatttttttttttttaatcaatttaaataGAACGCGTGAAAGTTTCCTAAGAAAAACAAATTCTAATAAAACACTTTTTTTGTACATTAAAATTTGGTCttatcattttatttctatgCTGATTTCTATTAACCGTTTTTAGAAACATAAATAAACCCTAACATAGAAAAACATAATTTCACATTTCTGTTGTATGTATACtttgtatattgttttattgCTGGCTGATCATGTCTATGTTACTTTGCAAAATCGTTAACAGTATGGTAATGTTTAATAGCAATTTTAATCGCTAAAATTACGTAACACGTATGTTAATGTAACATAATTACATCTCTACAGTAAAATCGATAGAATTTTTAGTAATTAAAGCTGTGCAAATATTGCTTAATATGGTATACGTGTAATTCCCTTTTTCATGCAATAAATTTATCACTTATGATATATAGCTGttgattatacattttgttcagACATAGTAAATATAAAGATgagctattaatttttatacttttgaGTGCAGCATCAATCATATTTTTTGTTA from Bombus vancouverensis nearcticus chromosome 9, iyBomVanc1_principal, whole genome shotgun sequence encodes the following:
- the Wdr82 gene encoding WD repeat domain 82 — its product is MKLVDHVVRSFKVAKVFRENSDRINSIDFSPNGDTLISCSEDDQIVIYDCEKGTQVRTVNSKKYGVDLIHFTHAKNTAIHSSTKIDDTIRYLSLHDNKYIRYFPGHSKKVVSLCISPIEDTFLSGSLDKSLRLWDLRSPNCHGVMNVSGRPVAAYDPEGLIFAAGVNSEFLKLYDLRSFDKGPFVTFKLSQEKECDWTGLKFSRDGKTILISTNGSTIRLIDAFHGTPLQTFAGYLNNKGIAIEASFSPDSQFVFSGSTDGRVHVWNAETGYKVCVLNGDHPAPVQCIQFNPKYMMLASACTNMAFWLPTIDENA